One Colias croceus chromosome 7, ilColCroc2.1 genomic window carries:
- the LOC123693322 gene encoding uncharacterized protein LOC123693322, with protein sequence MEIPALYCYVIFNCLLMFPSFDAKTFSLNEAIAAEARNQDSKKLPRVPDTLTKTDYLLSQRQRNRDLSILQPTKTSSSKNRKSFLIKPPILPKIFKRTQNRFPVRQIKQTKRELDNHGEFNENYLPLFRSLSVILDNILSTGSEEVVVPRNKFKRNPKTQDANDIVCNCAYRSTTESHLSSSYEETVVPTSVSDEIETGTIPSTPLTSPKTHRTTINNKRHLRRHKNIPILPTRNTASFIRNINGFGERSGAPDIKHSKGTFTRDNRNNEHNTRSTVIKSLTENSEENTNCDSGNCSSHESRGGLRAKGPFTQNSIGKGNQNAELLHTSVTSIEGNLLEHEEQNQLPNRGIEAEGTELLPEYVSRVQGIEPDNKTEIEQTKEKDYAAIERYISSAKRVSNRNSTNPTENKKHRGTNEAVTQHLEGPNKVVMIFDGYSVARDVNGENKMSEKAIEIRT encoded by the exons ATGGAAATCCCTGCATTATATTGctacgttatttttaattgtcttTTAATGTTTCCaa gTTTCGACGCAAAAACATTCTCCTTGAACGAAGCTATTGCAGCCGAAGCAAGAAAtcaagattcaaaaaaattacctcGAGTACCAg ataCACTTACAAAAACAGATTATTTACTTTCGCAACGACAAAGAAATAGgg atttatcAATATTGCAACCAACGAAAACGTCTTCTTCAAAGAATAgaaaatcatttcttattaaacCCCCCATTTtgcctaaaatatttaaaagaacacAAAATCGCTTTCCAGTAAGACAAATTAAACAGACTAAACGAGAATTGGATAACCATGGGGAATTTAACGAGAATTATCTGCCGTTATTTAGGAGTCTTAGTGTTATTCTTGACAACATTCTCAGTACAGGCTCAGAGGAAGTCGTCGTGccaagaaataaatttaaacgaAATCCAAAAACACAGGACGCAAACGACATTGTTTGCAATTGCGCCTATAGATCGACAACTGAATCACATTTATCCAGCTCGTATGAAGAGACAGTTGTTCCCACGTCTGTCTCCGATGAGATCGAGACTGGGACTATCCCCTCTACCCCGCTTACCTCCCCGAAGACCCATCGTACTACCATTAATAACAAACGCCATCTCAGACGGCATAAGAACATACCCATATTACCTACAAGAAATACCGCTAGCTTTATCAGAAACATTAATGGGTTCGGTGAGAGAAGCGGCGCCCCAGATATCAAACACTCTAAAGGAACTTTCACCAGGGATAATAGAAATAATGAACACAATACCAGAAGCACAGTCATTAAGTCCCTTACAGAAAATAGTGAAGAGAATACCAACTGTGATTCAGGAAACTGTTCAAGCCATGAATCCCGAGGAGGATTACGAGCAAAGGGACCATTTACCCAAAATTCAATTGGAAAAGGAAACCAAAATGCTGAACTCCTTCACACGTCCGTCACAAGTATTGAAGGAAACCTACTTGAGCACGAAGAGCAAAATCAACTCCCAAATCGAGGAATCGAAGCGGAAGGCACAGAACTTTTACCAGAATATGTTTCAAGAGTACAAGGAATTGAACCCGATAACAAAACAGAAATTGaacaaacaaaagaaaaagattACGCCGCAATCGAGCGGTATATCTCCAGTGCTAAGCGAgtctctaaccgaaatagcacaAATCCcacagaaaataaaaaacatcgtGGAACAAATGAAGCAGTAACTCAACACTTAGAAGGCCCAAATAAAGTCGTCATGATATTCGATGGATACAGTGTCGCTCGAGATGTCAAcggtgaaaataaaatgtctgaAAAGGCAATAGAAATACGTACGTAA